The Eubacteriaceae bacterium Marseille-Q4139 genome has a window encoding:
- a CDS encoding ATP-binding cassette domain-containing protein, which produces MLELKAINKYYNAGTVNEMCLFENFDLNIEEGEFVSIVGSNGSGKTSLLNLICGSIPLDSGSILINGENITKMPEHRRQRRIGRVFQNPAMGTCPNMTILENMAMADNKGKSWGLLPGTNKARISYYREQLKTLGLGLEDKLHVKVGVLSGGQRQAMALLMSTMTPIEFLILDEHTAALDPKTAETIMELTGKIVKEKHLTTMMVTHNLRYAVEYGNRLLMMHQGQVVLDKKAEEKASVQVEDLLTMFNQISIECGN; this is translated from the coding sequence ATGCTTGAATTAAAAGCCATCAATAAATACTACAATGCAGGGACTGTCAATGAGATGTGCCTGTTTGAAAATTTTGACCTGAATATTGAAGAAGGGGAGTTCGTCTCCATCGTCGGAAGCAACGGCTCCGGAAAGACCTCCCTGTTAAACCTGATCTGCGGAAGCATTCCCCTGGACTCCGGTTCTATCCTCATCAACGGGGAAAACATCACGAAAATGCCGGAGCACCGGCGTCAGAGGCGCATCGGCCGCGTGTTCCAGAACCCGGCCATGGGCACCTGCCCCAACATGACAATCCTGGAAAACATGGCCATGGCCGACAACAAGGGAAAATCCTGGGGCCTGCTCCCCGGCACCAACAAAGCCAGGATCAGCTATTATAGAGAACAGCTAAAAACCCTGGGACTTGGCCTCGAGGATAAACTCCATGTAAAGGTGGGCGTCCTCTCCGGCGGGCAGCGTCAGGCCATGGCGCTCCTCATGTCCACCATGACGCCCATCGAGTTTTTAATCCTGGACGAACACACGGCGGCCCTCGACCCGAAGACCGCCGAAACCATCATGGAGCTGACCGGCAAAATCGTAAAAGAAAAGCATCTGACGACCATGATGGTGACCCACAACCTGCGGTATGCCGTGGAATACGGGAACCGCCTGCTGATGATGCACCAGGGACAGGTGGTTCTGGATAAGAAAGCCGAAGAAAAAGCTTCGGTGCAGGTCGAGGATCTCCTCACCATGTTCAACCAGATCAGCATCGAATGCGGGAATTAA
- a CDS encoding ABC transporter permease has protein sequence MMAIILGIFEEGLIYAIMVLGVYITYRILDFPDLSVDGTFPLGAAITASLIAGGLHPAAALPVSFLAGVFAGCVTGLIHVKCRVRDLFSGIIVMTALYSINLRIAGMKANLPILSKDTIFDNEFFRENLPAGLRPYTVVIVTAVIAIACKLLLDWYLNTKSGYLLRAAGDNDALVTALAKDKGTVKIIGLAIANGLAALSGGILCQKQGFFEISIGTGTMVLGLASVILGTQLFKSFGKLKATTAVIAGTILYKACIALVISRRFVKATDQKLITAAILLAALIISTILKQRGRRHA, from the coding sequence ATCATGGCAATCATTTTAGGAATTTTTGAAGAAGGCCTGATCTATGCGATCATGGTGCTCGGCGTCTACATCACGTACCGGATCCTGGATTTCCCGGATCTGTCGGTGGACGGCACCTTCCCCCTCGGGGCAGCCATCACGGCAAGCCTGATCGCAGGCGGGCTTCATCCGGCCGCCGCCCTGCCGGTCTCCTTTCTGGCAGGCGTCTTCGCCGGCTGCGTCACAGGCCTGATCCATGTAAAATGCAGAGTCCGGGACTTGTTTTCCGGCATCATCGTCATGACGGCGCTATACTCCATCAATTTAAGGATCGCGGGGATGAAAGCCAATCTCCCGATCCTTTCCAAGGACACGATTTTTGACAACGAATTTTTCCGGGAAAACCTTCCCGCCGGGCTCCGCCCCTACACGGTGGTGATCGTCACGGCCGTCATCGCCATCGCCTGCAAGCTCCTTTTGGACTGGTATCTGAACACGAAATCCGGGTACCTGCTCCGGGCTGCCGGCGACAATGACGCTCTCGTCACGGCTCTCGCAAAAGACAAAGGCACCGTGAAAATCATCGGCCTTGCCATTGCCAACGGGCTTGCCGCCCTCTCCGGCGGAATCCTCTGCCAGAAACAGGGCTTTTTTGAAATCTCCATCGGCACGGGAACCATGGTGCTTGGCCTTGCAAGCGTCATCCTCGGCACACAGCTTTTCAAAAGCTTCGGGAAACTGAAGGCCACCACGGCCGTCATCGCGGGCACAATCCTCTATAAAGCATGCATCGCCCTCGTCATCTCCCGCCGCTTCGTAAAAGCCACCGACCAGAAGTTAATCACAGCCGCCATTCTTCTCGCTGCCCTTATCATCAGCACGATCCTGAAACAAAGGGGGCGCCGTCATGCTTGA
- a CDS encoding ABC transporter substrate-binding protein encodes MKKSIKALVLTTLAAAILAGCSSKEASEPTTAASIVTAPESDAEKTAETEAETASQAETEGKETAEAVSGSYTIGIGQYAEHGSLDNCREGFIAGLAEEGFIEGENLTILEENAQADSGLAAQIVNNFAGQNADMICAIATPIAQSAYSVGRKYDIPVIYTAVTDPVAAELANADGSPVGEVTGTSDKLPVEQQLEMIRKILSDATKIGIMYTTNEVNSASTLAEYKELAPEYGFEIVEGGVSSAADIPLATDSILEEVDCLNNLTDNNVVSSLPLILSKANAKGIPVFGSEIEQVRIGCLASMGLDYVELGKQTGHMAAKVLKGEAKASEMNYEVITEAAFYGNTAAAEALGITLPEELTGKAAELFTELP; translated from the coding sequence ATGAAAAAATCGATCAAAGCTCTCGTACTCACGACACTCGCCGCAGCCATCTTAGCAGGCTGTTCATCCAAAGAGGCTTCCGAGCCCACAACGGCCGCTTCCATCGTGACCGCGCCGGAATCCGACGCAGAAAAGACGGCGGAAACAGAGGCCGAAACCGCCTCTCAGGCGGAAACGGAAGGCAAAGAAACTGCCGAAGCCGTCTCCGGCTCCTACACCATCGGAATCGGCCAGTACGCCGAACACGGTTCCCTCGACAACTGCCGTGAGGGATTCATCGCAGGCCTGGCAGAGGAAGGCTTCATAGAAGGGGAAAACTTAACAATCCTGGAAGAAAATGCCCAGGCTGACTCCGGCCTTGCCGCCCAGATCGTCAACAACTTTGCAGGGCAGAACGCCGACATGATCTGCGCCATCGCAACGCCCATCGCCCAGAGCGCATACAGCGTCGGCCGCAAATATGACATCCCGGTCATCTACACGGCCGTCACCGATCCCGTCGCCGCAGAGCTTGCAAATGCAGACGGCAGTCCGGTCGGCGAGGTGACAGGAACCAGCGACAAGCTTCCGGTAGAACAGCAGTTGGAAATGATCCGAAAAATTCTTTCCGATGCAACAAAAATCGGCATTATGTACACCACCAACGAAGTAAACTCCGCCTCCACCCTGGCGGAATACAAGGAGCTGGCTCCGGAATACGGCTTTGAGATCGTCGAAGGCGGCGTCTCCTCCGCAGCCGACATCCCCCTTGCCACTGACAGCATCCTCGAAGAGGTGGACTGCTTAAACAACTTAACCGACAACAACGTCGTCTCCTCCCTGCCGCTCATCCTCTCCAAGGCTAACGCCAAAGGGATCCCGGTGTTCGGAAGCGAAATCGAGCAGGTACGGATCGGCTGTCTGGCATCTATGGGACTTGACTATGTGGAGCTTGGAAAGCAGACGGGACACATGGCCGCAAAGGTCTTAAAAGGTGAGGCGAAAGCCAGCGAAATGAACTACGAAGTCATCACGGAAGCCGCCTTCTACGGCAACACGGCAGCCGCCGAAGCCCTCGGCATCACCCTTCCTGAAGAACTGACCGGCAAAGCGGCAGAGCTCTTCACCGAGCTTCCGTAA
- the ftsH gene encoding ATP-dependent zinc metalloprotease FtsH, whose protein sequence is MGTKNGGKQPENNNSFKPLLYYMIGIFLITLILNGMVFPSMMRTQVTEVGYNDFLSMVDAGKVAMVQKDDDEYLFLVKDEQGRDQVYKTGLWEDEGLTSRLYDAGVQFGKVIPREESAIMTIITQWILPIIIMVAIGQIFARMMSKRMGGNAMTFGKSNAKIYAENETGKTFADVAGQEEAKEALKEIVDFLHDPKKYADIGATLPKGALLVGPPGTGKTLLARAVAGEAHVPFFSISGSEFVEMFVGMGAAKVRDLFKQATEKAPCIVFIDEIDTIGKKRDGSGMSGNDEREQTLNQLLTEMDGFDGKKGVVILAATNRPESLDQALLRPGRFDRRIPVELPDLKGREAILKVHARNVKMDDTVNFNAIARATSGASGAELANIVNEAALRAVRFGRRVVCQADLEESVETVIAGYQRKDAAVSENEKRIVAYHEIGHALVAACQSHSAPVHKITIIPRTSGALGYTMQVESGERFLMSKEEALNKIATLTGGRAAEEFMFHSITTGASNDIEQATKLARAMITRYGMSDQFGMVALETVNNQYLGGDASLACSPETAKAIDDEVVRIIKAQYEKAMGILKDNAAKLNELAAYLLEKETITGEEFMEILNR, encoded by the coding sequence ATGGGAACAAAAAACGGCGGAAAGCAGCCGGAAAACAACAACAGCTTTAAACCACTTCTCTATTATATGATCGGGATTTTCCTCATTACCCTGATTTTAAACGGGATGGTCTTCCCGTCCATGATGAGGACCCAGGTGACGGAAGTGGGCTACAACGATTTCCTCTCCATGGTGGATGCCGGGAAAGTGGCAATGGTGCAGAAGGACGATGATGAGTACCTCTTCCTTGTAAAGGATGAACAGGGCCGTGATCAGGTTTACAAGACAGGCCTCTGGGAGGACGAGGGACTGACGAGCCGGCTTTACGATGCTGGCGTGCAGTTCGGAAAGGTGATTCCGCGGGAGGAATCCGCCATCATGACGATCATCACCCAGTGGATCCTTCCGATTATTATCATGGTTGCCATCGGCCAGATTTTTGCCAGAATGATGTCGAAGCGCATGGGCGGGAACGCCATGACCTTTGGGAAATCCAATGCGAAAATTTATGCGGAAAATGAGACTGGAAAGACCTTTGCCGACGTGGCCGGGCAGGAAGAGGCCAAGGAGGCGTTAAAGGAGATCGTGGACTTCCTCCATGACCCGAAAAAATATGCCGACATCGGCGCGACGCTGCCGAAGGGCGCCCTGCTTGTGGGCCCGCCCGGAACCGGCAAGACCCTGCTTGCAAGGGCTGTGGCCGGTGAGGCGCATGTCCCGTTCTTTTCCATCTCCGGCTCGGAGTTTGTGGAGATGTTCGTGGGAATGGGCGCCGCGAAGGTCAGAGACCTGTTTAAGCAGGCCACGGAAAAGGCGCCGTGCATCGTGTTCATCGACGAGATTGATACCATCGGAAAGAAGCGCGACGGCAGCGGCATGAGCGGAAACGACGAGAGGGAACAGACCTTAAACCAGCTTCTGACGGAGATGGACGGCTTCGACGGGAAAAAGGGAGTCGTGATTCTGGCAGCCACCAACCGGCCGGAATCTCTCGACCAGGCGCTCCTTCGTCCCGGCCGGTTTGACAGGCGGATCCCGGTGGAGCTCCCGGATTTAAAGGGCCGCGAGGCGATTTTGAAGGTACATGCAAGAAACGTGAAAATGGACGATACGGTGAACTTTAACGCCATCGCCCGCGCCACCTCCGGCGCCAGCGGCGCAGAGCTGGCAAACATTGTAAACGAGGCGGCTCTCCGTGCCGTGCGTTTTGGAAGGCGCGTCGTCTGCCAGGCAGACCTGGAGGAAAGCGTCGAGACGGTTATCGCCGGGTACCAGAGAAAGGATGCGGCCGTTTCCGAGAATGAGAAGCGGATTGTGGCCTACCATGAAATCGGCCATGCGCTGGTGGCCGCCTGCCAGAGCCATTCGGCCCCTGTCCATAAAATTACGATTATCCCCAGGACGTCAGGCGCCCTTGGATACACGATGCAGGTGGAGTCCGGGGAGCGGTTCTTAATGAGCAAGGAAGAGGCGTTAAATAAGATCGCCACCTTAACCGGCGGCCGGGCGGCCGAGGAATTCATGTTCCATTCCATCACGACGGGTGCCTCCAACGACATCGAGCAGGCCACAAAGTTAGCCCGCGCCATGATTACCAGATACGGCATGAGCGATCAGTTCGGCATGGTGGCGCTTGAGACCGTGAACAACCAGTATCTCGGCGGCGACGCGTCCTTAGCATGTTCGCCGGAGACGGCCAAGGCCATCGACGATGAGGTGGTGCGGATTATTAAGGCCCAGTACGAAAAGGCCATGGGGATTTTGAAGGACAATGCGGCGAAGCTAAATGAGCTGGCGGCATACCTTCTGGAAAAGGAAACGATTACCGGAGAGGAATTCATGGAAATTCTGAACCGTTAA
- a CDS encoding ABC transporter permease produces MSLFPLLRRNIKWRFCNAFTIVITVLQPLLWLVLYGLAAGRIMGRAGISDYTAFLLPGLAMLVSFSASSSSGIMNYMMRADGSFYRILISPVSRSAIVLGQLLEAVLCTFFEVGILAIAGLLLSVRPAFHAGGFFLVLLLLFLMSFFAAGLSYGFSLLLPDAAVYEIVMNAVVLPVFFLSSALFPAEDAAGIPGFFIRLNPFTRVIDVLRSLMLSGTAEPSALLSVLVLFAVLCGAAFLWAVSRLKKMAGP; encoded by the coding sequence ATGAGCCTGTTTCCCCTTCTCAGGCGGAACATCAAATGGCGGTTCTGCAATGCCTTTACCATTGTCATCACCGTCCTTCAGCCCCTTCTCTGGCTGGTTCTTTACGGCCTCGCCGCCGGCCGGATCATGGGGCGCGCCGGAATTTCCGACTACACGGCCTTTCTCCTGCCTGGGCTTGCCATGCTTGTGAGCTTTTCTGCCTCCAGCAGCAGCGGGATCATGAATTACATGATGCGGGCTGACGGGAGCTTTTACCGGATCCTGATTTCCCCGGTAAGCCGGAGCGCCATTGTGCTCGGACAGCTTTTGGAAGCCGTGCTCTGCACCTTCTTTGAAGTCGGGATTCTCGCCATTGCCGGGCTTCTCCTCTCGGTACGGCCGGCCTTTCACGCAGGCGGATTTTTCCTGGTGCTTCTCCTTTTGTTTCTGATGTCGTTTTTTGCTGCCGGCCTTTCCTACGGCTTCAGTCTCCTGCTTCCCGACGCGGCCGTCTACGAGATCGTCATGAATGCCGTTGTGCTGCCCGTTTTTTTCCTGAGCTCCGCCCTGTTTCCGGCTGAGGACGCAGCCGGGATCCCAGGCTTTTTCATTCGGCTGAATCCCTTCACCCGCGTCATCGACGTGCTCCGCTCCCTGATGCTGTCCGGCACCGCAGAGCCGTCTGCGCTTCTCTCCGTCCTCGTTCTCTTTGCCGTTTTATGCGGGGCCGCCTTTTTATGGGCCGTGTCCCGCCTGAAAAAAATGGCCGGGCCCTGA
- a CDS encoding ABC transporter ATP-binding protein, with protein MDAILAENVNKKYKNGTQALSGLSLSVQSGEIFSLLGPNGAGKSTLIRILTTYLRPDSGDITMLGKDLKSSGREIRAQIACAAQQPSIDSHMSLEENMLFQARLYGVPKADAAGRMERLTAEFGLAPYRKKPVSAFSGGVKRRLDIALSLISGPKLLFLDEPTAGMDPPSRAAMWDMLKKIRADLGTTIFLTTHYLEEADHLSDHICIMDKGKELVSGTAASLRSLLRQDTVSVRFPSPAGAAACLPLLKARLPERHVAQCGASISVRTETPQADLEMMAAFLSGSRIPFHGIELVQPGLEDIFFMLTKPKGGISV; from the coding sequence ATGGATGCCATACTGGCAGAAAATGTGAACAAAAAGTATAAAAACGGAACCCAGGCGCTCTCCGGCCTGAGCCTTTCCGTTCAAAGCGGGGAAATCTTTTCCCTGCTCGGGCCGAACGGGGCCGGGAAATCCACGCTGATCCGCATCCTGACAACATACCTGCGTCCGGATTCCGGGGACATCACCATGCTTGGAAAGGATTTAAAAAGCAGCGGAAGGGAAATCCGCGCCCAGATCGCCTGCGCCGCACAGCAGCCGTCCATCGACAGCCACATGTCACTGGAAGAGAACATGCTTTTCCAGGCACGGCTGTACGGCGTCCCAAAAGCCGATGCGGCCGGCCGCATGGAACGCCTGACTGCGGAATTCGGCCTGGCTCCATACAGGAAAAAGCCCGTGTCCGCCTTCTCCGGCGGCGTAAAAAGGCGGCTGGATATCGCCCTCAGCCTGATATCCGGCCCTAAACTCCTCTTTTTAGACGAGCCCACGGCCGGCATGGATCCGCCCTCCCGCGCGGCAATGTGGGATATGCTGAAGAAAATACGCGCTGACCTGGGGACGACTATCTTTCTTACGACCCACTATTTAGAGGAAGCCGATCATTTAAGCGACCATATCTGCATCATGGACAAGGGAAAAGAGCTTGTCTCGGGAACTGCCGCATCTCTCCGCTCCCTGCTCCGCCAGGATACGGTTTCCGTCCGCTTCCCCTCTCCCGCCGGTGCCGCCGCCTGCCTTCCTCTGCTTAAAGCACGCCTGCCGGAAAGGCACGTGGCCCAATGCGGCGCCTCCATCTCCGTCCGCACCGAAACCCCGCAGGCCGATCTGGAAATGATGGCTGCCTTTCTGTCCGGCAGCCGCATCCCCTTCCATGGCATCGAGCTGGTGCAGCCTGGCCTGGAGGATATCTTTTTCATGCTCACAAAGCCGAAAGGAGGGATTTCCGTATGA
- a CDS encoding AraC family transcriptional regulator produces the protein MEWLKNLNNAVAYIERSLDKEISWEEAARAACCSPSYFQRMFSYAAGVSLSEYIRRRRMSQAAFELQRTDARVLDIALKYGYASPTAFNRAFQSVHGISPAAARSSGCTLCAYPPFKFSVTITGGCPMAYHIEEKDAMRFVGIRTNLAGNMKENQQIIPAFWKQAQEGTQLSAVRRLASGRPEGLFGISVCESPGSPFYLIAAASGQNPPGGMEAVEIPAASWAVFELDGMFKEAVQDIFRRFFTEWLPFSGYEYAGLPDLEIYPLERPEPPCGRSEVWFAVRNGKEMT, from the coding sequence ATGGAATGGCTTAAAAATCTGAACAATGCCGTGGCCTACATTGAACGCAGCCTTGACAAAGAGATCTCCTGGGAGGAGGCGGCCCGCGCCGCGTGCTGCTCCCCGTCCTATTTTCAGCGCATGTTTTCCTATGCGGCCGGCGTTTCCTTATCCGAATACATCCGCCGGCGCAGGATGTCCCAGGCCGCCTTCGAGCTCCAGCGGACGGACGCCAGGGTGCTGGACATCGCCTTAAAGTACGGCTACGCTTCTCCAACTGCCTTCAACAGGGCTTTTCAGAGTGTCCACGGCATCAGCCCCGCTGCCGCAAGAAGCTCCGGCTGCACGCTGTGCGCCTATCCGCCGTTTAAATTTTCCGTAACCATCACCGGCGGCTGTCCCATGGCTTATCACATAGAAGAAAAGGACGCCATGCGCTTTGTGGGAATCCGCACGAACCTGGCCGGAAACATGAAAGAAAACCAGCAGATCATCCCCGCCTTCTGGAAACAGGCACAAGAAGGTACACAGCTTTCCGCCGTCCGGCGCCTGGCTTCCGGCAGGCCGGAGGGGCTCTTCGGCATAAGCGTCTGTGAAAGCCCCGGCTCTCCGTTTTATCTCATTGCTGCCGCCTCCGGCCAAAATCCGCCTGGGGGCATGGAGGCGGTTGAAATCCCTGCGGCCTCCTGGGCTGTCTTTGAGCTGGACGGTATGTTTAAGGAAGCTGTCCAGGACATTTTCCGGCGTTTTTTCACGGAATGGCTGCCCTTTTCCGGCTACGAATACGCAGGCCTGCCGGATCTGGAGATATATCCGCTCGAAAGGCCCGAACCGCCCTGCGGCCGTTCCGAGGTGTGGTTTGCCGTCCGAAATGGAAAGGAGATGACATAA
- a CDS encoding helix-turn-helix transcriptional regulator yields MQEKKEINIEIGARIKAEREKAGLTQERFSELIGLGTKSVSAFERGTVGISFATLKKICQVLSVSSDAILFGKKNEEQNQASDLAARLERLSPEEYEIAKDVIFKLFEAFSLNK; encoded by the coding sequence TTGCAGGAGAAAAAAGAAATCAACATCGAAATCGGCGCAAGAATCAAAGCAGAACGTGAAAAAGCCGGCCTGACCCAGGAGCGCTTTTCCGAGCTGATCGGCCTCGGAACCAAGAGCGTCTCTGCGTTTGAGAGGGGGACCGTCGGGATTTCCTTTGCAACCTTAAAGAAAATCTGCCAGGTTCTGTCGGTTTCCAGCGACGCAATTCTGTTCGGCAAGAAAAACGAGGAACAGAACCAGGCGTCGGATCTGGCCGCCCGCTTAGAACGGCTTTCTCCCGAGGAATATGAAATCGCAAAGGATGTCATTTTTAAGCTGTTTGAGGCGTTTTCCTTAAATAAATAA
- a CDS encoding leucine-rich repeat domain-containing protein: protein MRKSWLYGGRKQMAAAGLAVMLAAGAVTGCSGGTEGTAAEAGNTSSDQKAGEEKSGGAAEAGEEESETKAEEEKLPEYVPVDPASVAESAEEDFIYELTDTIATITGYQGSGGQVKIPESLGGSKSIAIGKDVFNGNETITYLYIPETVVRMESGSFRNCKALEEVYVGANLASLDKSMFKNCTALRRAELAGTISGIGGDMDAGAFIDCVSLTEVVFGENLQGRIATDAFRGCMNLETVDLSGTQIGNIGQCAFADCTNLKTVKLPENLGWIESNSFLNCPSLAEFEIAEGNGVLEEEAGIVYTVDFCSSYSPNTAMFGLAGALEADVTVREGTEIIASNAFEYIQTIKSVKIPDSVKEIERLAFGACYELEKVEFGNGLETIGQSAFNGCESLEEIDLPDSLQELGSTAFGFCNLKRVSLPDGVKYYKGETTEDYIFAMNKDAVFTYKGKEYTYDQAAELDALLAQ, encoded by the coding sequence ATGAGGAAAAGTTGGTTGTATGGCGGAAGAAAGCAAATGGCGGCAGCAGGCCTTGCAGTAATGCTGGCGGCGGGAGCCGTGACGGGCTGTTCCGGCGGAACAGAGGGAACAGCGGCGGAGGCCGGGAACACTTCTTCCGATCAAAAGGCCGGAGAGGAAAAAAGCGGCGGTGCCGCAGAAGCCGGCGAAGAAGAAAGCGAAACAAAGGCAGAGGAAGAAAAGCTCCCGGAATACGTGCCGGTAGATCCGGCATCCGTGGCAGAGAGTGCGGAAGAGGATTTTATTTATGAACTCACGGATACCATTGCCACCATTACCGGCTATCAGGGAAGCGGCGGACAGGTAAAGATCCCGGAGAGCCTTGGCGGTTCGAAGTCGATTGCCATCGGCAAGGATGTGTTTAACGGAAATGAAACGATCACGTATCTGTATATCCCGGAGACGGTGGTTCGCATGGAATCCGGCTCCTTCAGAAACTGCAAGGCGCTTGAGGAGGTCTATGTGGGGGCGAACCTTGCCTCTCTCGATAAGTCGATGTTTAAAAACTGTACGGCGCTCCGCCGGGCGGAGCTTGCAGGTACCATAAGCGGTATTGGCGGGGATATGGACGCCGGGGCATTCATAGACTGCGTCTCCCTCACCGAGGTGGTGTTCGGGGAGAACCTGCAAGGCAGGATTGCCACGGACGCCTTCCGCGGCTGTATGAATCTTGAAACCGTGGATCTTTCCGGCACGCAGATAGGAAACATCGGCCAGTGCGCCTTTGCGGACTGTACGAACCTCAAGACGGTAAAGCTTCCGGAAAACCTGGGGTGGATCGAGAGCAACTCGTTTTTAAACTGCCCGTCCCTGGCGGAGTTTGAGATTGCGGAAGGAAACGGCGTCCTGGAAGAAGAGGCGGGGATCGTCTATACCGTCGATTTTTGCAGCAGCTATTCGCCCAATACGGCCATGTTCGGGCTGGCCGGTGCTCTGGAGGCGGACGTAACCGTGCGTGAGGGGACGGAAATTATTGCAAGCAATGCCTTTGAATATATCCAGACCATAAAAAGCGTAAAAATACCGGACAGCGTAAAGGAGATTGAACGGTTGGCCTTCGGCGCATGCTATGAGCTTGAAAAGGTGGAGTTCGGAAACGGGCTTGAAACCATCGGCCAGAGCGCCTTTAACGGGTGCGAGAGCCTGGAGGAGATTGACCTTCCGGATTCCCTTCAGGAGCTTGGCTCTACGGCCTTCGGATTCTGCAATCTGAAGCGGGTTTCCCTGCCGGACGGCGTGAAATACTACAAGGGAGAGACCACGGAGGATTACATCTTTGCCATGAACAAGGACGCGGTCTTTACATATAAAGGAAAGGAATATACCTACGACCAGGCGGCGGAGTTAGACGCACTTCTTGCTCAGTAG
- the mgtE gene encoding magnesium transporter: protein MERNDLERLLMLADEKKYRQLKEELLEYNEVDIAALIEELDSERTVVVFRMLPKEVATDVFAELPVETQTHIINSITDQEISEIVEDLFLDDAVDMMEELPATVVKRVLKNTRPETRNLINQFLNYPENSAGSIMTAEYIGLKKNMTVEQSFAYIRKNGIDSETIYTCYVMDEKRRLEGVVTVKDLLMNPYETRIEDIMDDHVIRAVTTDDQEEAAETLGKYGLLSLPVVDSEDRLVGIITVDDVMEVIEEEATEDFEKMAAMLPSEKPYLKTSVLQLAKNRIPWLLILMISSMVTGHILAKYEAAFAVIPLLVTFIPMLMDTGGNAGSQSSTMIIRGMAVGEIHPMDVLKVLWKEIRVGVLVGVVLACFNFLQLMLRFPGQTMICLTVVLSIFCTVIMAKTIGCLLPIGAKVCRLDPAIMAAPLITTIVDTLSLMVYFTLATTLLGMTSM from the coding sequence ATGGAGAGAAACGACCTGGAGAGGCTTCTTATGCTGGCTGACGAAAAAAAGTACCGTCAGCTGAAAGAAGAGCTCCTGGAGTACAATGAGGTGGATATTGCCGCCCTGATTGAGGAGCTGGATTCAGAACGGACCGTCGTCGTGTTCCGGATGCTTCCGAAAGAGGTGGCGACCGATGTCTTCGCGGAGCTGCCGGTGGAGACCCAGACCCATATTATCAACAGCATCACGGATCAGGAGATTTCTGAGATCGTAGAGGATCTGTTCCTCGATGATGCCGTGGATATGATGGAAGAGCTGCCGGCCACAGTGGTGAAGCGTGTCTTAAAAAACACCAGGCCGGAGACAAGGAATTTAATCAACCAGTTTTTAAACTATCCGGAAAACAGCGCCGGAAGTATCATGACGGCCGAGTACATCGGCTTAAAAAAGAACATGACGGTGGAGCAGTCCTTCGCCTACATCCGCAAAAACGGCATTGATTCCGAGACCATCTACACCTGCTATGTGATGGATGAAAAGCGTCGCCTGGAGGGCGTCGTGACGGTCAAGGATCTTTTGATGAACCCTTACGAGACGCGGATCGAGGATATCATGGACGACCACGTCATCCGGGCCGTCACCACTGACGACCAGGAGGAAGCGGCGGAGACACTTGGAAAATACGGGCTTTTGAGCCTTCCCGTCGTGGACAGCGAAGACCGTCTCGTCGGCATCATTACCGTAGACGACGTGATGGAGGTCATCGAGGAGGAGGCCACCGAGGACTTTGAGAAGATGGCGGCCATGCTCCCCAGCGAAAAGCCGTATTTAAAGACGAGCGTGCTCCAGCTTGCAAAAAACAGGATCCCGTGGCTTTTGATCCTGATGATTTCCAGCATGGTGACGGGGCATATCCTGGCAAAATACGAAGCGGCGTTCGCGGTGATCCCGCTTCTTGTGACATTCATCCCGATGCTCATGGATACGGGCGGAAACGCCGGAAGCCAGAGCAGCACCATGATTATCCGCGGTATGGCTGTCGGGGAAATTCATCCGATGGATGTGCTTAAGGTTTTATGGAAGGAAATCCGCGTCGGCGTCCTGGTGGGCGTTGTGCTGGCCTGTTTCAATTTCCTTCAGCTTATGCTTCGGTTCCCAGGCCAGACCATGATCTGTCTGACGGTTGTTTTAAGCATCTTCTGTACGGTCATCATGGCAAAGACCATCGGCTGTCTGCTGCCCATCGGGGCGAAGGTGTGCCGGCTGGATCCGGCGATCATGGCTGCACCGCTGATTACGACGATTGTGGATACACTGAGTTTAATGGTATATTTCACCCTGGCGACCACCCTTTTGGGAATGACGTCCATGTAG